A window of the Oncorhynchus masou masou isolate Uvic2021 chromosome 13, UVic_Omas_1.1, whole genome shotgun sequence genome harbors these coding sequences:
- the aste1b gene encoding protein asteroid homolog 1, whose protein sequence is MGVHGLTSYVEGNRGLFQDVRFRDSRLVIDGCSLFFRLYLNHGLDQAHGGDYDAFAALLSTFISALEACNIQPYVVLDGGMDPSDKKLSTLRQRLQSKIQEAESLSRGRHGSVLPLLTRHVFIQVLSQRGVPLVQCPTEADWEIACLANQWGCPVLTNDSDFYIFDLPGGYIPFRFFQWASVSGSPPHHYIPARRYTVSGMCQHFKGMNRELLPLCAVLAGNDYTTKQTYKHIHTLLPQLTTGGKRGGRGGGSPSHIEGLLLWLSSFPGPEEALEEVGRLTGGGGGRGGRGRAGSGGEKSGLCSVLWSGMQEYHLTPQSRLSTWFSGGSSRSPEGLWTATPCPLPEWLCWAAGSGAMAPLVLDVLELRRVLLIPQVENSRLPSSHSSATAIRQALYGILLANQEQGERGETGWGECHRVQRQGGQETKVAGQGERGRGGRQWGRRGRGRGQKQGVDQGGAEPSSGSGQGENIAPSAVESDRGMSVFVEEYDRHNLNLRKCQVEPRTPGTILHLETLCQAPVSVRLGVLYDVLGVKESSLSPLPPHLRLALGVTGFWRREARPFPSLPQVQALLLGMVHGEMARNTHPGQNQNTATERNLWMKLRLQPGDRRSFDVGVAHSLSQWQACLWSVLSLNQLLCLPLPEPDTAWLFSGSLVHGLVGRLRGGCSPESVLAAAPLSGHIYRSLLAALEDCMLNTLPSSSGRRKRGRGGAKGGAPSSQEINNRFALLMTEEEDEE, encoded by the exons ATGGGTGTCCATGGTCTGACCAGCTATGTGGAGGGTAACAGGGGCTTGTTCCAGGACGTCAGGTTCAGAGACAGCAGACTTGTGATAGATGGCTGTAGTCTGTTCTTCAGGCTCTATCTAAACCATGGACTGGATCAGGCACACGGAGGGGACTACGATGCCTTTGCTGCCCTACTGTCTACCTTCATCTCTGCACTGGAGGCCTGCAATATACAGCCTTATGTGGTGCTGGATGGCg gcatgGACCCCAGTGATAAGAAGCTGTCCACCCTGAGACAGCGGCTGCAGAGTAAGATCCAAGAGGCTGAGTCTCTGTCCCGGGGCCGACACGGCTCTGTCCTCCCACTCCTCACAAGACACGTCTTCatccag gTCCTCTCCCAGCGAGGTGTCCCGTTGGTCCAGTGTCCCACCGAGGCAGACTGGGAGATTGCCTGCCTGGCCAATCAGTGGGGTTGTCCAGTTCTGACCAATGACAGCGACTTTTACATCTTTGACTTGCCAG GTGGTTATATTCCGTTCCGGTTCTTCCAATGGGCCAGTGTTAGCGGTTCCCCTCCACATCACTACATCCCAGCCAGACGCTACACGGTCAGTGGGATGTGCCAGCACTTCAAGGGAATGAACCGGGAACTTCTGCCGCTGTGTGCTGTCCTGGCAGGGAATGACTACACCACAAAACAAAcctacaaacacatacacacactcctccCTCAGCTAACCacgggagggaagaggggaggcaggggtggaggGAGCCCATCCCATATAGAGGGCCTCCTTCTCTGGCTCTCCTCCTTCCCTGGACCTGAGGAGGCtctggaggaggtggggagactgacaggaggaggaggagggagaggaggaaggggaagagcagggagtggaggagagaagtccggcctgtgttctgtgctctggtCAGGCATGCAAGAGTACCATCTGACTCCTCAGAGCCGTCTCTCTACCTGGTTCTCTGGAGGCTCATCCAGGTCGCCAGAGGGGCTGTGGACCGCTACTCCCTGCCCGTTGCCAGAGTGGCTGTGCTGGGCCGCAGGGAGCGGGGCGATGGCCCCCCTGGTGCTGGATGTCCTGGAGCTCAGGAGGGTGCTGCTCATCCCTCAGGTGGAGAACAGCCGACTACCCAGCAGCCACAGCAGTGCCACGGCCATACGACAGGCCCTCTACGGGATCCTACTGGCCAAtcaggagcagggggagaggggagagacggggTGGGGAGAGTGTCACAGGGTCCAGAGACAAGGTGGACAGGAGACCAAGGTAGCGGgacagggagaaagggggaggggaggaaggcagtgggggaggaggggaaggggcaGAGGTCAGAAACAGGGAGTGGATCAGGGGGGTGCAGAGCCTTCCTCAGGCAGTGGTCAGGGTGAGAACATTGCCCCGAGCGCTGTGGAGAGTGACAGAGGTATGAGTGTGTTTGTGGAGGAGTACGACAGACACAATCTGAACCTGAGGAAGTGCCAGGTGGAGCCACGGACCCCTGGAACCATTCTACACCTTGAGACACTCTGCCAG gcTCCTGTGTCAGTTCGGCTGGGAGTGCTGTATGATGTTCTGGGGGTGAAGGAGTcttctctgtcccccctacctccTCACCTTAGGCTGGCCCTTGGAGTGACTGGGTtctggaggagagaggccagACCTTTTCCCTCTCTACCCCAGGTACAGGCTCTGCTGCTGGGCATGGTCCATGGAGAGATGGCCCGGAACACTCATCCTGGACAGAACCAGAACACAG CAACAGAACGGAACCTGTGGATGAAGCTTCGCCTACAGCCAGGAGACAGGCGGAGTTTCGATGTGGGCGTGGCTCATTCCCTCAGCCAATGGCAGGCCTGCCTGTGGAGTGTACTCAGTCTGAACCAGCTACTGTGTCTGCCCCtgcctgaaccagacacagcatG GTTATTCAGTGGTAGTCTGGTCCATGGTTTGGTTGGCCGTCTGAGAGGGGGTTGTTCTCCTGAATCTGTTCTGGCTGCAGCTCCTCTCTCTGGGCATATCTACCGCTCCTTACTGGCTGCTCTGGAGGACTGCATGCTAAATACACTACCCtcatcatcagggaggaggaagagggggagaggaggagcaaAAGGAGGAGCCCCTTCCTCCCAGGAGATCAACAACAGGTTTGCTCTGCTGATGAcggaggaagaggatgaagagtGA